The DNA sequence CAAGCGTGCCAGCAGACTTATCAGCGTGCTTGTCGATGCAATGTCGGGCGGAGCCATACAACAAAAGTCTTCGTTTTTGTTAGATAAGTTAAACGAAAAAGTTTCATCTTCAAAATTAACACTGATCGACGACCCTTTTGTTGAAAAAGCTATTGGCTCCCGAACCTTTGATAGCGAAGGCTTAAAATGTAAAAGACGAATTATGATTGACGAAGGAGTGCTTAAAAATTATTTTATAAGCTATTACTATTCGCAAAAACTAGGAATGAAGCCAACCAATGGAAGACCGTCTAATTTGATTGTCAAATTGGGACGAAAATCGTATCAGGGATTGATTAACGAAATGAAGTCGGGTGTAATTATTACCGACTTTGTCGGAGGCAATGCAAACACCACTACAGGCGATTTTTCCTTCGGAGTTTCGGGATTATTGGTCAAGGATTCTAAAATTACAAAACCGATTAGCGAAATGAATATTTCGGGAAATATTTTACATTTGTGGCAGAATTTGGTTGAAGTCGGGAACGACGAATATTTGTTTTCTAACATCAGAACACCGTCGCTACTGTTTGAAGATGTCGATTTCAGCGGATTGTAACCTATAAATGTATTGAGAAAATTTTCTCACTTTCAGAAAAAATGTATATTCGCAGAAATAATTTTATAAAATGAAACAAAGGGGAAAGAATAGGTTAAGAATTTCGTACATATCAAGTGTGATAAGTATTGCAACGGTGCTTTATATGATAAGCATCACAGGCATCTTGATTTTGTACGGAAACAAACTTTCTCATATCATAAAAGAAAATATTACAGTTAGCATATATCTGAAAAACAACGCATCCGACGAAGATGTAGCTAAACTGAAAAACACTTTAACCCAAAGAGTTTACATAAAAGATTTAAAATACATCAGCAAGGAACAGGCTGCTACTGAGCTATCGAGTGAACTTGGCGAAGACTTTGTCGAGTTCTTGGGCTACAATCCCTTGCCGTCATCAATTGATATAAATTTAAAATCGAATTATGCCAATAGTGACAGTTTAGTGAAAATTCAATCGCAACTGATGCAGTATTCGATAGTTGACGATGTGGTCTACCAAAAAATATTGTTAGACGAGGTAAATTCAAATCTCAAAAAAATCAGTTTGATTATTTTGTCTTTCAGTGCAGTACTCCTTATAATATCTATAATATTAATCAGCAACACCATAAAATTAAGTATATATTCAAAACGCTTCTTAATTCGCAGCATGCAATTAGTAGGAGCTACCGAAAATTTTGTTCGCAAGCCTTTCTTAAAGCAAGGCATTTGGCAAGGGATTATTGCATCCATTATCGCTATAGCTTTTGTTTTAATAACATTTTGGTTTATCGATAAAAAATTAGGCAATATTTACGAATTAGTTAAAATTGCTGAAATATTATTTTTTGGAATAATGGTCTTTTTGTTCGGATTTATTATTTCAATGTTGGCAACTTGGAAGTCGGTAAACAAGTTCTTGCGAATGAGAGTAGATAAATTGTATTCAAATTAAATAAATATAAAATGGCAAAGCGCACAAAAGAAAAAGAAAAGGAAAAACAAGCCCCAACAGTAGAGCAAAATCCTGATAACAAGGATTTTAGAGAAGAATTTGCTTTCGGAAAAGTTAATTATTATATTTTGCTAATAGGTTTGGCAATTACAATACTTGGCTTTATTTTGATGATAGGCGGTGGCTCCAAAGACCCAGACGTTTTCAACTACGATA is a window from the Lentimicrobiaceae bacterium genome containing:
- a CDS encoding DUF3098 domain-containing protein, with translation MAKRTKEKEKEKQAPTVEQNPDNKDFREEFAFGKVNYYILLIGLAITILGFILMIGGGSKDPDVFNYDMFGFRRMTLAPILVLLGFAAQFFAIFKKS
- a CDS encoding permease-like cell division protein FtsX — translated: MKQRGKNRLRISYISSVISIATVLYMISITGILILYGNKLSHIIKENITVSIYLKNNASDEDVAKLKNTLTQRVYIKDLKYISKEQAATELSSELGEDFVEFLGYNPLPSSIDINLKSNYANSDSLVKIQSQLMQYSIVDDVVYQKILLDEVNSNLKKISLIILSFSAVLLIISIILISNTIKLSIYSKRFLIRSMQLVGATENFVRKPFLKQGIWQGIIASIIAIAFVLITFWFIDKKLGNIYELVKIAEILFFGIMVFLFGFIISMLATWKSVNKFLRMRVDKLYSN